From Penicillium psychrofluorescens genome assembly, chromosome: 6, one genomic window encodes:
- a CDS encoding uncharacterized protein (ID:PFLUO_008733-T1.cds;~source:funannotate): MSGYAGGHYEEGYGHPQGDAYYGDEQGQAYYDHNDYGDGYYDAGYGLDHTGASSKKMLTARSGYADQGYADGGYYEGGAGHQEGYYGDQYYDQAGYDQAGHDQAGHAQGRRQDSEEDSETFSDFTMRSDTARAAGMDYYGRGDERYNSYGYADSQYGGGYGYRPPSSQISYGANRSSGASTPIYGMEYGNALPPGQRSREPYPAWTSDAQIPLSKEEIEDIFLDLVNKFGFQRDSMRNMYDHFMTMLDSRASRMTPNQALLSLHADYIGGENANYRRWYFAAHLDLDDAVGFANMKLGKADRKTRKARAAAKKAAKQNPENEEETLEALEGDNSLEAAEYRWKSRMNRMSQHDRARQLALFLMVWGEANQVRFLPECLCFIFKCADDFYSTPECQNRVEPVEEFTYLNQIITPLYQFCRDQGYEIMDGKYVRRERDHNKVIGYDDMNQLFWYPEGIERIGFEDKTRLVDVPPAERWLKLKDVVWKKAFFKTFKETRSWFHLITNFNRIWVIHLGAFWFFTAYNSPTLYVGHYSQQMNNQPENYKFLAAVGFGGALVSFIQLLATICEWLYVPRRWAGAQHLRKRFMFLLGVFIANLVPGVFIFGFLSKVGKPSIQKPVGLAVGIVHFVLALFTFAFFSIQPLGGLFGSYMKKKGRQYVASQTFTASFPRLNGNDMWMSYGLWVCVFGAKLAESYFFLTLSFKDPIRILSPMQIHSCVGVQFINNTLCHKQPQILLALMFFMDLTLFFLDSYLWYIICNTIFSVARSFYLGVSIWSPWRNIFSRLPKRIYSKVLATTDMEIKYKPKVLISQVWNAIIISMYREHLLAIDHVQKLLYHQVPSEQEGKRTLRAPTFFVSQEDQSFKTEFFPAGSEAERRISFFAQSLSTPMPEPLPVDNMPTFSVLIPHYSEKILLSLREIIREDEPYSRVTLLEYLKQLHPHEWDCFVKDTKILADETSQFNGEYEKTEKDAAKSKIDDLPFYCIGFKSAAPEYTLRTRIWASLRSQTLYRTISGFMNYSRAIKLLYRVENPEVVQMFGGNSEKLERELERMARRKFRICVSMQRYAKFNKEEHENTEFLLRAYPDLQIAYLDEEPPMTEEEEPRLYSALIDGHCELLDNGMRKPKFRIQLSGNPILGDGKSDNQNHTIIFYRGEYIQLIDANQDNYLEECLKIRSVLAEFEELTTDNVSPYTPGIPTPDSHPVAILGAREYIFSENVGVLGDVAAGKEQTFGTLFARTLAQIGGKLHYGHPDFLNGVFMTTRGGVSKAQKGLHLNEDIYAGMNALLRGGRIKHCEYFQCGKGRDLGFGSILNFTTKIGTGMGEQMLSREYYYLGTQLPLDRFLSFYYAHPGFHINNMFIMLSVKMFMIVLLNLGALKHETITCTYNPDKPITDPLMPTLCADLVPVINWVNRCVISIFIVFFISFVPLAVQELTERGVWRMATRLAKHFGSFSFMFEVFVCQIYAHAVHQNLSFGGARYIGTGRGFATARIPFGVLYSRFAGPSIYAGARLLLMLLFATSTVWTPALIWFWVSLLALCISPFLFNPHQFAWHDFFIDYRDYLRWLSRGNSRSHASSWIGFCRLSRTRITGYKRKVLGVPSEKGSGDVPRAHITSIFFSEVIVPLILVAVTLIPYLFINSRTMFSDDPKYATDAIARILIVALAPVLVNAGAAGVFFGLACCMGPLFSMCCKKFGSVLAAIAHAIAVIILLVVFEVMFVLESFSWARCLSGMIAAAAIQRFIYKLIVSLALTREFKHDQANVAWWTGKWYNMGWHSLSQPGREFLCKITEMGYFSLDFVLGHILLFFMLPALCIPYVDKFHSVLLFWLRPSRQIRPPIYSLKQSKLRKRRVIRFAILYFVMLVVFLIVIVAPLVLGRMDATKQFLLSLQASVGMKASHVLGNHPLGLLQPLDSGLNDTVSYYTGSGLPDGFKSSSVPSSWPTMPNDPFTVLRV; this comes from the coding sequence ATGTCGGGCTACGCAGGAGGCCACTATGAGGAGGGCTACGGCCATCCGCAGGGTGATGCCTACTACGGCGATGAACAGGGACAGGCGTATTACGACCATAACGACTATGGCGATGGCTATTATGATGCAGGGTATGGACTAGACCACACTGGAGCAAGCTCGAAAAAAATGCTGACAGCGCGCAGTGGCTACGCTGACCAAGGGTATGCCGACGGTGGATACTACGAAGGCGGAGCAGGCCACCAGGAGGGCTACTACGGCGACCAGTACTATGATCAAGCCGGATACGACCAAGCTGGACACGACCAAGCCGGACACGCCCAAGGTCGACGACAGGACTCGGAAGAGGATTCGGAGACCTTCAGCGACTTCACCATGAGATCGGACACGGCCCGTGCCGCGGGCATGGACTACTATGGCCGTGGTGATGAACGGTACAACAGCTACGGCTACGCAGACAGCCAGTACGGTGGTGGTTATGGCTACCGCCCGCCCTCATCTCAGATCTCCTATGGTGCCAATCGATCTTCCGGCGCGTCGACTCCCATCTACGGAATGGAGTACGGCAACGCTCTGCCTCCTGGTCAACGTTCGCGTGAGCCTTACCCAGCATGGACCTCGGACGCCCAGATCCCACTTtccaaggaggagatcgaagATATCTTCCTGGACCTGGTAAACAAGTTTGGTTTCCAGCGTGACAGCATGCGCAACATGTACGACCATTTCATGACCATGCTCGACTCGCGGGCCTCCCGCATGACTCCGAACCAGGCTTTGCTCTCCCTCCATGCCGACTACATCGGCGGGGAGAACGCCAACTACCGACGGTGGTATTTCGCCGCGCACCTGGATCTCGACGACGCGGTTGGATTTGCCAACATGAAACTCGGCAAGGCTGATCGGAAAACGAGGAAGGCGCGTGCAGCCGCCAAGAAGGCTGCTAAACAAAACCCGGAAAATGAAGAGGAAACTCTGGAGGCACTTGAGGGCGACAACAGTTTGGAGGCGGCCGAGTACCGCTGGAAGTCGCGCATGAACCGGATGTCTCAGCACGATCGCGCTCGCCAATTGGCCCTGTTCCTCATGGTTTGGGGCGAGGCCAACCAGGTGCGATTCTTGCCAGAGTGCCTCTGTTTCATCTTCAAGTGCGCCGACGACTTCTACTCGACCCCCGAGTGCCAGAACCGAGTGGAGCCGGTCGAAGAGTTCACCTACCTGAACCAGATCATCACCCCGCTCTACCAGTTTTGCCGCGACCAGGGATATGAGATTATGGACGGCAAGTACGTGCGTCGTGAGCGCGATCACAACAAGGTCATTGGTTACGACGACATGAACCAGCTGTTCTGGTACCCCGAGGGTATCGAGCGCATCGGCTTCGAAGACAAGACTCGTCTCGTTGATGTTCCCCCTGCCGAACGATGGCTGAAGCTGAAGGACgtggtctggaagaaggctTTCTTTAAGACTTTCAAGGAAACCCGTTCCTGGTTCCACCTGATCACCAACTTCAATCGGATCTGGGTCATTCACCTGGGTGCCTTCTGGTTCTTCACGGCCTACAACTCCCCGACTCTATATGTCGGCCACTACTCCCAACAGATGAACAACCAGCCAGAGAACTACAAGTTCCTCGCAGCTGTCGGTTTTGGTGGTGCCCTCGTGTCTTTTATCCAGCTACTCGCCACGATCTGTGAGTGGCTCTATGTCCCGCGACGTTGGGCGGGTGCCCAGCATCTGCGCAAGCGTTTCATGTTCCTGCTTGGTGTCTTCATTGCCAACCTGGTCCCCGGTGTGTTCATTTTCGGATTTCTCAGCAAGGTGGGGAAACCATCGATCCAAAAGCCGGTCGGCCTCGCTGTTGGCATCGTTCACTTTGTTCTCGCACTGTTTacctttgccttcttctcgatccAGCCATTGGGCGGCCTTTTCGGAAGTTacatgaagaagaagggccgcCAGTATGTCGCCAGTCAGACGTTCACGGCCAGTTTCCCCCGGCTGAACGGCAATGATATGTGGATGTCGTACGGATTATGGGTTTGTGTTTTTGGCGCTAAACTGGCAGAGTCCTACTTCTTCTTGACTCTGTCATTCAAGGACCCGATTCGCATTTTGTCACCCATGCAGATCCACTCCTGTGTAGGTGTGCAGTTCATCAACAATACGCTCTGCCACAAGCAGCCGCAGATTCTGCTTGCTCTCATGTTCTTCATGGACTTgaccctcttcttcctcgacaGCTATCTCTGGTACATTATCTGCAacacgatcttctccgtTGCCCGATCATTCTACCTGGGCGTTTCGATCTGGTCCCCGTGGCGGAACATCTTCTCTCGTCTTCCTAAGCGTATCTACTCCAAGGTGCTGGCGACGACTGACATGGAAATCAAGTACAAGCCCAAGGTCCTGATTTCGCAGGTCTGGAACGcaatcatcatctccatgTACCGGGAGCACTTGTTGGCGATTGATCATGTCCAGAAGCTGCTTTACCACCAGGTTCCTTCCGAGCAAGAAGGCAAGCGCACTCTTCGTGCGCCGACATTTTTTGTTTCCCAAGAGGACCAGTCTTTCAAGACCGAATTTTTCCCTGCTGGCAGTGAAGCGGAGCGCCGAATTTCGTTCTTTGCTCAGTCGCTTTCTACCCCTATGCCCGAGCCTCTCCCGGTGGATAACATGCCCACCTTCAGCGTCCTCATCCCGCATTATAGCGAGAAgatcttgctctctctcCGTGAAATCATCCGTGAGGACGAGCCTTATTCTCGTGTTACTCTTCTCGAATACCTGAAGCAGCTCCACCCTCATGAGTGGGATTGTTTCGTCAAGGACACCAAGATTCTCGCCGACGAAACTTCACAATTCAATGGTGAATACGAGAAAACCGAGAAGGATGCTGCAAAGAGCAAGATCGACGATTTGCCCTTTTATTGCATTGGCTTCAAGTCCGCCGCACCCGAGTACACCCTGCGTACCCGTATCTGGGCTTCGCTTCGCTCCCAGACCCTGTACAGGACCATCTCCGGTTTCATGAACTACAGCCGTGCCATCAAGTTGCTTTACCGGGTTGAGAACCCGGAAGTCGTTCAGATGTTTGGCGGCAACTCCGAGAAGCTCGAACGTGAGCTGGAGCGGATGGCCCGTCGCAAATTCCGCATCTGCGTGTCCATGCAGCGCTACGCCAAGTTCAACAAGGAAGAGCATGAGAACACCGAGTTCCTCCTGCGTGCGTACCCGGATCTGCAGATTGCCTACCTGGATGAGGAGCCCCCAAtgaccgaagaagaggagccTCGTCTGTACTCGGCCCTTATTGATGGTCACTGTGAACTTCTCGACAACGGCATGCGGAAACCCAAGTTTAGGATCCAGCTCTCTGGCAACCCTATTCTGGGAGACGGCAAGTCGGACAACCAGAATCACACAATCATCTTCTACCGTGGTGAATACATCCAGTTGATCGACGCCAATCAGGACAATTACCTTGAAGAATGCTTGAAGATTCGCAGCGTCCTGGCCGAGTTCGAGGAGTTGACCACAGACAATGTGTCGCCTTACACGCCTGGTATCCCCACTCCTGACTCCCACCCGGTGGCCATTCTCGGTGCCCGTGAGTACATTTTCTCCGAGAATGTTGGCGTTCTTGGTGATGTTGCGGCCGGAAAAGAACAAACGTTCGGCACCTTGTTCGCGCGTACCCTGGCTCAGATTGGCGGCAAACTACACTACGGACATCCTGATTTCCTGAACGGCGTTTTCATGACTACCCGAGGCGGTGTTtccaaggcccagaaggGATTGCACCTGAACGAGGATATCTACGCGGGTATGAACGCCCTATTGCGTGGCGGCCGCATCAAGCACTGCGAGTACTTCCAGTGCGGTAAGGGTCGTGATCTTGGGTTTGGATCTATCCTGAACTTCACAACCAAGATCGGTACTGGTATGGGCGAGCAGATGTTGTCCCGAGAGTATTACTACCTTGGCACCCAACTGCCCCTGGATCGTTTCCTGTCGTTCTACTACGCCCACCCTGGCTTCCACATCAACAACATGTTCATCATGCTTTCCGTGAAGATGTTCATGATCGTCCTTCTCAACTTGGGCGCTCTGAAGCACGAAACCATTACCTGCACCTACAACCCCGACAAGCCGATCACTGACCCTCTCATGCCCACTCTCTGCGCTGACCTTGTACCGGTCATCAACTGGGTTAATCGATGTGTTatctccatcttcattgtgttcttcatctcgtTCGTGCCTCTGGCTGTTCAGGAATTAACCGAGAGAGGAGTGTGGCGCATGGCTACTCGCTTGGCCAAGCACTTTGGTTCCTTCTCTTTCATGTTCGAAGTGTTCGTGTGCCAGATTTACGCTCATGCTGTGCACCAGAACTTGTCCTTTGGTGGCGCCCGCTACATCGGTACTGGTCGTGGATTTGCAACTGCCCGTATTCCATTCGGCGTTCTGTACTCTCGATTCGCTGGTCCATCGATCTATGCTGGTGCTCGTCTTCTTCTGATGCTGCTGTTTGCTACCTCAACCGTGTGGACTCCAGCCCTGATTTGGTTCTGGGTTTCTCTGCTGGCCTTGTGCATCTCGCCCTTCCTTTTCAACCCTCATCAGTTTGCCTGGCACGACTTCTTCATTGACTATCGGGATTACCTTCGATGGCTCTCTCGTGGCAACTCTCGTTCTCATGCCTCGTCCTGGATTGGATTCTGTCGCTTGTCTCGCACACGTATTACCGGTTACAAGCGCAAAGTGCTGGGCGTTCCCTCGGAGAAAGGCTCTGGCGATGTCCCCCGCGCTCACATCACGAGCATCTTCTTCAGTGAAGTCATTGTGCCCCTCATCCTCGTGGCGGTGACCTTGATTCCGTATCTGTTCATCAACTCTCGGACTATGTTCTCGGATGACCCGAAATATGCTACAGACGCCATTGCCCGCATTTTAATCGTTGCCCTTGCCCCTGTTCTTGTGAATGCTGGTGCGGCTGGCGTGTTCTTCGGCCTGGCTTGCTGCATGGGCCCTCTCTTCAGCATGTGCTGCAAGAAATTTGGCTCCGTGCTTGCCGCCATCGCGCACGCCATCGCTGTGATCATTCTGctcgtcgtcttcgaggTCATGTTTGTGCTTGAGTCCTTCTCGTGGGCACGATGCCTGTCTGGCATgattgctgctgccgccatTCAGCGTTTCATCTACAAGTTGATCGTCTCTCTCGCCTTGACCCGAGAATTCAAGCATGACCAGGCAAACGTTGCTTGGTGGACTGGCAAATGGTACAACATGGGTTGGCACTCTCTGTCCCAACCCGGCCGTGAGTTCCTCTGCAAGATCACCGAGATGGGCTACTTCTCTCTCGATTTCGTCTTGGGTCACATCCTCTTGTTTTTCATGCTGCCGGCTCTGTGCATTCCTTATGTCGACAAGTTCCACTCTGTCCTTCTGTTCTGGCTGCGTCCAAG